GACGTCCCGGTGCTGCCCGGGGTCATGCCGCTGACGACGCTGCGGACCCTGCAGACGACGATCAAGCTCTCCGGCGCGCCGGCGCCGCGGAAGCTGCTGGACCGGCTCGAGCCGCTGGCCGACGACCCCAAGGCGTTCCGCGCGGCGGGCATCGACGTCATCACCGAGCTGTGCGAGAGGCTGATCGCCGAGGGCGTGCCGAACCTGCACTTCTACACGTTCAACCGGTCGAAGGCGACGCGCGAGGTGATCGCGAGGCTGGGGCTCGTCCCGGCCCGTGCTTAAGTACGTACCACCGGGCGCCGGTGGCCCGGTAGCGTGCGGCGCATGGCTTCTACTGCTTCCGATGGCGTGCACGGGATCTGTGACCGCTACGTCGACGACTACGCGGCCGCGGACCCGGTCGCGGCGACCGCCCACGGCATCGCCGGGCACGACCACCGGCTGACCGACTACTCGGCGGACGGGTTCGCCGAGCGCGCCGGACTGGCCGCGCGGGCGCACGCCGCCGTCACCGCCGCCGAGCCGCGGGACGCCGCCGAGCGCGCCGCCAAGGCCGTGTTCACCGAGCGCGTCGGGCTGGAGCTGGAGATCCACGAGGCCGGCCTCGACGTGGCGAGCCTCAACGTCATCTCCAGCCCGGTGCAGGAGCTGCGGATGGCGTTCGACCTGATGCCGCTGGACACCGAGCAGGACTGGGCGGTCGTGTCGGCCCGGCTCGGCGAGGTCCCGCAGGCGCTGGCGAACGTTCGCAGCGGCCTGCTGACGGCGGCCGACGCGGGGCACGTCTCGGCGCTGCGGCAGATCGCGAAGGTGGCGGAGCAGTGTGAGACGTGGGCCGGGCTGCAGGAAGAGACGGGTTACTTCACCCAGCTCGTCGGCGGCGCGTCTTCGCAGGGTGAGGCGCTGAAGAGGGACCTCGCGCACGGCGCGCGGGCCGCCGAGGAGGCGTTCGCGGAGTTCGCCGGGTTCCTGCGGGCCGAGCTGGCGCCCGAGGCCCCGGTGAAGGACGCCGTCGGCGAGGACGTCTACCGCCTGTGGTCGCGGTTCTTCGTCGGCGCGGCGTTGGACCTGCGGGAGGCCTACGAGTGGGGCTGGGCGGAGTTCGCGCGGATCGAGTCCGAGATGCGCGCGGTCGCGAACCGCGTCAAGCCGGGCGCGTCCCTGGCGGAGGTCGCCGCGGTGCTCGACGCGGACCCCCGCTACCGCGTCCGTGGCCGCGCGGAGTTCGAGGCGTGGATGCAGCACCTGTCCGACGAGGCGCTGAAGTCGTTGCGCGGCAAGCACTTCGACATTTCCGACCGCGTGATGGCGCTGGAGTGCAAGATCGCCCCGCCGGGTGGCGGCGTCGGCGCGTACTACACGGGCCCGAGCGAGGACTTCGGCCGCCCGGGCCGGATGTGGTGGTCCCTGCCGCCCGGCCGCGACGAGTTCGTCACGTGGCGCGAGACGAGCACGGTATACCACGAGGGAGCACCGGGCCACCACCTCCAGATCGCGACGGCGGTGGACCAGTCCGAGGGGCTGAACAAGTACCAGCGCCTGATGGCGTTCACCTCGGGCCACGCGGAGGGCTGGGCGCTGTACGCGGAGCGCCTGATGGAGGAGCTGGGTTATCTGGCCGACGACGGCGACCTGCTGGGGATGCTGTCGGAGCAGCTCTTCCGGGCGGCCCGGGTGGTGGTCGACCTGGGCATGCACCTGGAGCTGGAGATCCCGGCGGGAACGGGCTTCCACGAGGGCTCGCGCTGGACACCGGAGCTGGGCCTGGAGTTCATGCTGACGCGGACGATCACGGACCAGGCGCACGTGCGCGACGAGATCGACCGGTACCTCGGCTGGCCGGGCCAGGCGCCGGCGTACAAGATCGGCGAGCGCCTGTGGCTGGCGGCCCGCGCGGAGGCGCAGGAGCGGGCCGGGGGAGCGTTCGACATCAAGCGGTTCCACACCGAGGCGTTGCGGCTGGGCGGGATGGGGCTGGACACGCTGCGGGAGCAGTTGGCCCAGCTGGACTGAGGTGTGCGGGGGCCCGCGGCGGGCCCCCGTCTTCCTCTGGCAGGGCCCGGCAATGTCGGAGCGCGCGTGACCGGTGGGGGGCCGCTGCCGTGTCATGAATGACCCATTCACCTCGTCGGACGACAGGAATGAGTCATTCAAGACATCCGGGCGGTTGCCGCCGCAGTGGCCCAGCGTGCCACCTCGAGCCGGCCGGGCCCCCGCCCTCCCAAGGGGGGCGTCCCACGTCCAGTTTATCGGCCACACCCGACGAAACCTGCTGGAAAGCCGCTCCCGAGCCTGACTGTCCACAATGCCGCCACCCTGTGGAAAACCCGTCGCGCCCCGGAGGCGTGACCGCTAGGTTCGGCCCCGTGCGCCGAATTCTGTTCGTCACCCCACCGCCCCGCGCCTGAGCGGGGTGGTCCCTCGCCGCGTGGCCTGAGCGCCCGCGGCTGCTGAACGGTGCCCGAAGCACCCACCGCCCCGCGTCGTCGATTCCCGATTCCTTCGACGCAGGAGCGTTCCTTTGACAACCCTGTCCACGCGCGCCCGTTCTTCGGCCGCGCTCGTCCTCGCCGGTGTTCTCTGGGGCACCGGTGGCCTCGCCGGCTCGCTGCTCGGCAAGCTCGCCGGCCTGCACCCGCTCGCCGTCGCCGCGTACCGGCTGCTCGTCGGCGGCGGCGTCGCGACCCTGTTCGTCCTCCTGAAAGGCGGTACCCTCCCGCGCACGGCCGAAGCAGCGAAGCGGCTCCTCGCCGTCGGTGCGCTGTTCGCCCTCTTCCAGGCGAGCTACTTCGCCGCCGTCGCGCTCAGCTCGGTCAGCATCGCCACGATGACCACCATCGGCGCGGCACCCGTCGTCGTCACCCTCGCCGCGGTGCGCAAGCTCCACCGCTGGACGGTGGTCTCCCTCGCCGGCACCCTCGCCGGCCTGGTGCTGCTGCGCTGGTCGCCGGACGAACCCGCGCACCTCGTCGGCGGCCTCGGCTTCGCGCTTCTCGCCGCAGCGGGCTTCGCGGCCCTGACGCTGCTCACCGCGAAGCCGGTCGACGGACTCGAGCCACTGTCCACGACGGCGTTCGGCTGCCTGGCCGGCGGCCTCCTGCTCACCCCCGTGGCGAGCTGGACCGGCATGGCGCTGCCGCTGCACGCGGACGTCCTCGCGGCGGCCTGCTACCTCGGCGCGGTGCCGACCGCGCTCGCCTACGCCGCCTACCTGCGCGGCCTGGCGACGGCGCACCCCGTCCTGGGTGCGCTGTCGGCGGTGCTCGAGCCGCTGACGGCCGCGGTCCTGTCCGCCGCGTTCTTCGGGGAACGGCTCAGCGGCACGGCCTGGTGCGGCGCCGCCGTCCTGGTCGCGGCGCTGGCGGTCGGGTACTGGCGCCCCGAACCGCGCTGACCGGCGCTGCCCCTCGGCTCAGCGCGGGTCGAGGGGCAGCGCCCGCCCGAGGATCGCGAACGGCCGCGGGTCGCCGGCGAAGTGGTAGTCGCGCAGGACGTCGACGAACCCGGTCCGGCGGTAAAGCTTCCACGCCCGGCTGGTGCCCTCGGGCGTCGACAGCAGGACGTTCGCGCTCGGCACGCCCTCCAGCAGGGCGCGCAGCAGGTCCTCGCCGATCTGGTGGCCCTGGTTCTCCGGCCGGACGTGGATCTCGGTCAGCTCGAAGTAGTCCGCCAGCCAGCGCTCGGCTTCTTCCGGCCCGAACCGGCGGCTCAGGCCGTGGCGCACCTGCTCGTGCCACCACTGCCCGGCCCGGCCGCGGTAGCCGTAGGCGAGCCCGAGCAGGACGTCGTCGGCGTCGAGCGCGGCCATGCAGCGCCAGCCCTCACGCAGCGCGTGGGTGAGCCACATCGGCGCGCGCTGCTCGGCGGTGCCGGCCGGGTACCGCATCGCCCGGACGTAGATGTCCAGCGCCTCGGGCAGGCGGGCGCGGAACTCGTCCGAGGAGAGCTGGACGTAGCGGGAGCAGCCGGCGGGCATCGCGGTCACGGCTGGTCATTCTCCTCCGCGCCGGCCAGCGCGCCGGGGGTGCCCCCGGTCAACGCCACCAGCCCGGCGAAGGTGGTGGGGAACACCGTCTTCGGGTGCCCGGCCGCGGCCCACACGACGTCGTGGGCGCGCAGCGCGGTGTCGACGAGCGTCGGCAGCGGCTCGGGGTGCCCGACCGGGGCGACGCCGCCGATCGGCTGCCCGGTGTGCGCCCGCACGAAGTCGGCGTCGGCCTTCCCGATTTCGGCGCCGGCCAGCCGCGCGAGGGTGGCCGGATCGGCGCGGTGGGCGCCCGAGGTGAGCGCGAGGAGCGCTTTTTTGTCGGACCCCAGGCGGAAGATGAGGCTGTTGGCGATGGCCCCCACGGGCACGCCGAGCGCTTCGGCCGCCTGCGCGGCGGTCCGGACCTCGGCGGGCAGCACGCGGATGCCCTCGGCGGCGGCGTGCTGCCCGGCTTCGGCCAGCGCGGCCGCCACCTTGGCGACGGCGGGGTGGTCCAGCGAACTCATGAACCTATGAGATCACGCCACCGA
This genomic window from Amycolatopsis mongoliensis contains:
- a CDS encoding DUF885 domain-containing protein encodes the protein MASTASDGVHGICDRYVDDYAAADPVAATAHGIAGHDHRLTDYSADGFAERAGLAARAHAAVTAAEPRDAAERAAKAVFTERVGLELEIHEAGLDVASLNVISSPVQELRMAFDLMPLDTEQDWAVVSARLGEVPQALANVRSGLLTAADAGHVSALRQIAKVAEQCETWAGLQEETGYFTQLVGGASSQGEALKRDLAHGARAAEEAFAEFAGFLRAELAPEAPVKDAVGEDVYRLWSRFFVGAALDLREAYEWGWAEFARIESEMRAVANRVKPGASLAEVAAVLDADPRYRVRGRAEFEAWMQHLSDEALKSLRGKHFDISDRVMALECKIAPPGGGVGAYYTGPSEDFGRPGRMWWSLPPGRDEFVTWRETSTVYHEGAPGHHLQIATAVDQSEGLNKYQRLMAFTSGHAEGWALYAERLMEELGYLADDGDLLGMLSEQLFRAARVVVDLGMHLELEIPAGTGFHEGSRWTPELGLEFMLTRTITDQAHVRDEIDRYLGWPGQAPAYKIGERLWLAARAEAQERAGGAFDIKRFHTEALRLGGMGLDTLREQLAQLD
- a CDS encoding DMT family transporter, encoding MTTLSTRARSSAALVLAGVLWGTGGLAGSLLGKLAGLHPLAVAAYRLLVGGGVATLFVLLKGGTLPRTAEAAKRLLAVGALFALFQASYFAAVALSSVSIATMTTIGAAPVVVTLAAVRKLHRWTVVSLAGTLAGLVLLRWSPDEPAHLVGGLGFALLAAAGFAALTLLTAKPVDGLEPLSTTAFGCLAGGLLLTPVASWTGMALPLHADVLAAACYLGAVPTALAYAAYLRGLATAHPVLGALSAVLEPLTAAVLSAAFFGERLSGTAWCGAAVLVAALAVGYWRPEPR
- a CDS encoding GNAT family N-acetyltransferase, coding for MTAMPAGCSRYVQLSSDEFRARLPEALDIYVRAMRYPAGTAEQRAPMWLTHALREGWRCMAALDADDVLLGLAYGYRGRAGQWWHEQVRHGLSRRFGPEEAERWLADYFELTEIHVRPENQGHQIGEDLLRALLEGVPSANVLLSTPEGTSRAWKLYRRTGFVDVLRDYHFAGDPRPFAILGRALPLDPR
- a CDS encoding YbaK/EbsC family protein, whose amino-acid sequence is MSSLDHPAVAKVAAALAEAGQHAAAEGIRVLPAEVRTAAQAAEALGVPVGAIANSLIFRLGSDKKALLALTSGAHRADPATLARLAGAEIGKADADFVRAHTGQPIGGVAPVGHPEPLPTLVDTALRAHDVVWAAAGHPKTVFPTTFAGLVALTGGTPGALAGAEENDQP